Proteins encoded in a region of the Moritella marina ATCC 15381 genome:
- a CDS encoding MIP/aquaporin family protein, translated as MASNKQHTLMGECLAEFIGTGLLIFFGVGCVAALVLTGASFGQWEISIIWGMGVAIAIYCTAGVSGAHINPAVTIALAAFHGFDKSKVLPYIFSQLAGAFCSAALVYGLYSNLFTDYEIANGFLRNSEAALSTAGIFSTYPHPSLTFIGAFAVEFVITAVLMFAILALGDESNGEPRGAMNPVLIGVLIAVIGGSLGPLTGFAMNPARDFGPKLFAYFAGWEFALTGAKDIPYFIVPILGPIVGACFGGWLYPKVIGQYLPSAGHGCTIPNQCDEVSVEAKTAEV; from the coding sequence ATGGCTAGCAATAAACAACATACTCTGATGGGCGAATGCCTGGCTGAGTTTATTGGAACTGGACTGTTAATATTTTTTGGTGTCGGCTGTGTAGCTGCACTGGTATTAACGGGGGCAAGTTTTGGTCAGTGGGAAATTAGTATTATTTGGGGTATGGGTGTAGCAATTGCTATTTACTGTACCGCGGGTGTTTCTGGCGCGCATATTAATCCTGCCGTGACGATTGCACTTGCAGCGTTTCACGGATTTGATAAAAGCAAAGTACTACCTTATATATTCTCGCAACTCGCAGGTGCTTTTTGTTCTGCAGCGTTAGTATATGGACTATATAGCAACTTATTTACTGACTACGAAATAGCTAACGGCTTCTTGCGTAACAGTGAAGCGGCATTATCCACAGCTGGTATCTTTTCTACTTACCCACACCCATCATTAACATTCATCGGCGCATTTGCGGTTGAGTTTGTGATCACCGCGGTATTAATGTTCGCTATCTTAGCATTAGGCGATGAAAGTAACGGCGAGCCGCGTGGCGCAATGAACCCTGTACTTATCGGTGTACTAATCGCGGTAATCGGTGGTTCTTTAGGTCCACTAACTGGTTTTGCGATGAATCCAGCACGTGACTTTGGTCCTAAACTGTTCGCTTATTTCGCGGGTTGGGAGTTTGCATTAACAGGCGCTAAAGATATTCCTTACTTCATCGTTCCTATCTTAGGCCCAATTGTAGGCGCATGTTTCGGTGGTTGGTTATATCCAAAAGTGATTGGTCAATATTTACCATCTGCAGGTCATGGTTGCACTATTCCAAACCAGTGTGATGAAGTATCTGTTGAAGCTAAAACAGCTGAAGTATAA